In Phaseolus vulgaris cultivar G19833 chromosome 7, P. vulgaris v2.0, whole genome shotgun sequence, the genomic stretch TGACTGCAGACGCCACCACACCAAAGCATTTATTACGGTCCAGCAAACTTAATGCTTTAgaatcatttgaattttccttCGCAGATGTTGCTGTTTCTTCAGTTCCTCTTCGGTTGAACCCAACAGCAAACTACAATGGCAGTTATCATTGTTTTCATGTAAGATTGATAACCGACATGCTTCAGATCGAAGGAATGAAATTtaccaaaatataatttaactcTGAAAATTTCTTCACATAAATATCAACTTATTCATATATAAATTCTTGTCTGAAACTTATTTGGAACTATATGTGTTTAAGAAATCAATTCATTTACAAATCATACTGTGTTCATGTTTCATCATTTGTAAAAACCAAACATGcttttgatattatttatgtataatttcattacaaatatgttttttctaTTACAAAGTTGAGAAAGCTCCAGAATGTGCTAGTCCTgattgacaataaaaaaaaaatgtcgtCCCTGATTTCAATTGTCACTGACGCATCACCGGTGAGGATGTGAAGAAGCTACATGCAGATAAATATTCGGCCACCATCCGATATCAGGTTTAttgatattcaaattttaattaaaatcagGATTCTTCTTTGTTTGACAATGACAACGATACGGGGGGGATCATGTATCTCAGGTGATGAAAATGGCAAACAATGTTAGCTTATTAATAGCATAACTGATTTGCAGTTAAAAGATAATGATGTATTGGACCTTCAGAGGTCGTTGTAGTTTGTCCTGATTAGCAGCTACAAACTTTTTAACAAGCATTGAAACTACTTCTTGTAGTTTTTTTTCGTTCAAACTGCAGGTAGCCTGGATAGGGAAAATGCGATGGCACCAACTGCAGTAAAAAACATGTTCACTATCAGATAAAAAGAAAGATACTGAAATCAGAGAGAATAACTTTTCTGGTCCACAAACCTACATGTTTCCACAGAATtgttatgaaataaaaaaagagaataTAGGTAGAATTTGCATGTCCATATTTGCAATCAATCAAAATATCAGCCATTCTAAAATGGTTAAGCTTAATCTGTTGTTAGAACTTGAAAGTTGAATAAACAGAAACAAACAGCAATTTAGCAGAGATGACAGCCTAGCAGctgagaaaaacaaaaatggatgAATTTAGAATAATTTACAAATAACAAAGAATTGTAGTATTCTTTAAGTTGAAGTTATAGTTCtaatcaaacaaatttatagGCTACTAATTTGCTTTTGCAAAACCTAAACCCACCTTATTGCAAAAGCTAGTAAGCTAGTAATTGTAATTGGGGAGCTTGGGGCCTTGTAAACCCCACACGACAATCCCTAACTTCCAATATGGAACTCAAGTTCATACCTTACAATAGGATTCTACCATCAGTTCATGTTTCACAGGCCTATGCATTCACAAGAGCCAGCTGTGCACAATCCTTTGATTAGTCCAGAGTGAAAAAGTTCAAATaccaaataataataactaatttttagCAATGCTGATAGGTTGGGTCTAAAGTGGCTAAAGGATATTGGATGGTGCTTAATTGGAAGACCACCACCTCCATGCCATCACTACCAAGCTAGGAACCCTCTACACATAACTTGATAGCTATCAACGTTTACAAGATTCATAACCTCCCTCCTACTTTCAGCATGTTATGAATGCTTATTATGTGTCCTTGATGTCAACCATGGCTAAGGTTGGAGCAACTTGCTGCCTTTTCTGACCAACCAGCACCAACCTTTACCTCATCCAACTATGCTTGTGGGTTTCCACCCAGCACGAATCCCCCCACAGCAACCATGCTACCctcaccaaaccaaaactcttCTCAGCCATGTTGCCCACCTCCTCAACAATTCCCCTTTCCCCCACTCTATATACCCACCTCCCATTAATGCAACCCACATGCTGTCACCTACTGTTCCATATTCCCCACCGCTTATACCACACAAACACATACTTGCTAACATCCACCCCCCAACCCCTTCAACGAAATACCTCCACAGATTAAAAATTCCCCATAACCCAGTTTCAGTTGGAGCAGGAAATATTCGGTTTGGATTGAATTTTCATGGTTCCCCCTTCTTTCCCTTGGTGGCAAGGCAATGGAAGGACAGAACAAGTATACACTACATCTAGCATCATACTAAAACACTAACCAGCAAACAAAACATTTAACTAGTGACACAAGAATGAGCTAATTTACTTACGCCAACGAACTTCCATTCCCAGATTCAAAAGCTTGGATGATATTTGAAACAACATTAACAGTGTCAGACTGTGTGTGACTGGGAAAGGTTAAAAGAAGCAACCCATTCCTCGTGAGCTTAACCAAAGAAAGACCCGTTACTCCATCTTTGTCTGGTTCTGCTTTACCAGCACTTGAAAGTTCACCTGCCATCAGAAACAATAACCATGTTGTTTAATGAAACCCTATCAAACAACATTCCACCTCCCAAAACTGCAAAAAAAGTAGTAAAAAATAAACTGCATACCATCTCCAGAGTTAGCAGTAGCGGACTCATTTTCCTTGCCATCCAAACACTCCTCACCAGCATCATCACTGCACAACTTCTGTCTCTTGGAAATGCTATTCTCATTAGGATTCTTTGAAGAGTCAAAATGACCCGGTTCAAGGAACTGTAAGAAACAACCATATATGAGCAATGGGACAGTAACGAAGCCATTTTCACTGATTCCCACAAGTTATGAGGTTGTTTTGATGAAGAAAGAGAAGTAACAGTGACCTTACGAAGGATGGTGATTGCTTCTTTTGTGGCGCTCTTCTCACGCTCTGAAAGAGAAATAGAAAATGACAGAAACGAAAGGGAGAAGGGAATGAatgagaagagaagagaaaggagaAGAAACTGAACTGATAGTGCAAGTGATGAGAAAGCCAGTGTGGGAGTTACGAAGAAGAGAAGAGGGAGCGTTGTAATCGAAGCGAGGAAGGTTAATAACCGCCGAATGCTGCTCCCATGgactcatcatcttcttctccacTTCCTCGTTTTTCTCTTCCgccattttctctctctctctctctccaaaaaCCCCTTTTTTATTCTCAACAGAGAAAACTCTTCATGCTTCTCTGATCAATCAAAAACCCTTAACAAGTTTCAATTTTCTTCTCAAATTTGAACAATTTCTTGGCTGAAAGAAACCACAAAATTGTTCATTCATGAATGTATTTACTCCaagataacaattttttttttaatttccatttGATTTTACCAAACTTTTTCCTTTAGTCACTATATTTGCTTTAGAAAATAAAGATaacattatataaaaataattttagtatgtgaaaataagttttgtttaagaaaattagATGGATAgtgtatttaattttctttgtttataattatatatatatataataattttaatgttttatacattacaacttttaatattattattttaatataatttaattacaaaatttatcttttattatatatatttatttttaaactaatcatatcaaaatattatatactaTTCTGAACTATCATTCACCTCTCATTTTTTCCGTCAAACATGACTAAAAAgatatttaatgtttaaaaaattaaaaaatgcaaGTTATTCATTTAATGATACGACCAATtagaaattattaattttagcctttttcaaactgtttttggtagaaaaaaaaattaatgcatcgataatttaaatatttttttaaactttatttcaataaaaagatGGTTTATATAATTACGTTATTaacttttagaaaaataaaaattatctaaaatgataaatatcaTGATTTATTATCTAttgatattataaaatatactttACGTATTAGTGACCATTAATctctttttttaatcatatttaagcTTGACCCTTtttcattaatataatataagttAAAATGCTTAAAAACCCAACATGCATTAatactaaaatttaattaaaatatactaatactaatttaaattgttatttacCTTTAAATTGTcatttttaaagattaattttagaaagataatttaaattgttattttctgAAGGACAGTGAATTTTTAAAGTGGAATAGAAAAGCAAGGAAATAGAGAATGGTGCAGACACATTGTCTAGGGAAGATGAGGATGTTGGAGCAATGACAGTATCCTTTTTTTTGAGGTGAAATTGCAGATGCCATTTCAAAAGAAACAAGCACCATCCCTGTGTTACTGCAACTGCAACAAAGTATTACAATTAGGGAAATAGGATCAGTTTGGTCTACCACTCATGGCTTAATCTATTACAAGGGAAAGACACAATTACTgcctatttttcctttcatctCACAATTAGGCAATTTCTTCCTCCATCATATCATTTATCATATCACTCATTTAAGACATTCActtaacataaaatttaaaattcaatattgTAATTAGTTTCATGTTTATTTACGGATGCAAAAAtctgaaaatatttattatatattctggatTTAGATATTCATAAGTGAATTATGAATTTCAGATTTCTATGTTCAGAATGATATGCTGAAAGACGATATTTGAAACTCATTTATATTTGCTTACAGATCTTCTGAAAAATCATTTATGCTATCTAAGTAAGGGAGCAAAtctaaaaatacatattaattacaaaacaaaactttGTGGGGGTGGGTGTGCAAATTGATTTAGTGCAGGGATAACAtactct encodes the following:
- the LOC137827826 gene encoding uncharacterized protein isoform X2, with translation MAEEKNEEVEKKMMSPWEQHSAVINLPRFDYNAPSSLLRNSHTGFLITCTIKREKSATKEAITILRKFLEPGHFDSSKNPNENSISKRQKLCSDDAGEECLDGKENESATANSGDGELSSAGKAEPDKDGVTGLSLVKLTRNGLLLLTFPSHTQSDTVNVVSNIIQAFESGNGSSLAWCHRIFPIQATCSLNEKKLQEVVSMLVKKFVAANQDKLQRPLKFAVGFNRRGTEETATSAKENSNDSKALSLLDRNKCFGVVASAVNHVVEDSVVDLRSPELPSSQRIKYFHWCKGTQHYSSGMISHKITAY
- the LOC137827826 gene encoding uncharacterized protein isoform X1; its protein translation is MAEEKNEEVEKKMMSPWEQHSAVINLPRFDYNAPSSLLRNSHTGFLITCTIKREKSATKEAITILRKFLEPGHFDSSKNPNENSISKRQKLCSDDAGEECLDGKENESATANSGDGELSSAGKAEPDKDGVTGLSLVKLTRNGLLLLTFPSHTQSDTVNVVSNIIQAFESGNGSSLAWCHRIFPIQATCSLNEKKLQEVVSMLVKKFVAANQDKLQRPLKFAVGFNRRGTEETATSAKENSNDSKALSLLDRNKCFGVVASAVNHVVEDSVVDLRSPELSVLVELLPLSGVPNGSIIVAVSVVPSNLVSTKPRLCIKALTSNTKEASVAP